One genomic region from Hyalangium ruber encodes:
- a CDS encoding methyltransferase family protein: MKAIHEAPGLYLGFISLHLLLGHLGSSLLYRLRFGRSPLAYRSTEADPSHTRVTRLISGASLVWAGSIIAAALWPAWWTSPWGRPLFSLPPLAGWLLGGVGLLGMLCAQYGMGPAFRIGVDAGEQQPSLHERGLHRYSRNPIYVFSYLYLVGASLWAPSLLTLGALAALGGLFHALVLQEERYLSTRLGEPYGRYLQRVPRYL; encoded by the coding sequence ATGAAGGCGATCCACGAGGCGCCCGGGCTCTACCTGGGCTTCATCTCGCTCCACCTGCTGTTGGGGCACCTGGGGTCGAGTCTTCTCTACCGCCTGCGCTTCGGGAGGAGCCCGCTGGCCTACCGGAGCACCGAGGCGGACCCCTCCCACACACGTGTTACCCGGCTCATCAGCGGCGCCTCGCTCGTCTGGGCCGGCTCCATCATCGCCGCCGCGCTCTGGCCCGCGTGGTGGACCTCGCCGTGGGGAAGGCCGCTGTTCTCCCTGCCTCCGCTCGCGGGCTGGCTCCTCGGTGGGGTAGGGCTTCTGGGCATGCTCTGCGCTCAGTACGGCATGGGCCCGGCGTTTCGTATCGGCGTCGATGCCGGCGAGCAGCAGCCCTCCCTGCACGAGCGCGGCCTCCACCGGTACTCGCGCAACCCCATCTACGTGTTCTCCTATCTGTACCTCGTGGGGGCCTCGCTCTGGGCTCCCTCGCTGCTCACCCTCGGGGCTCTCGCCGCCCTCGGAGGGCTGTTCCATGCGCTGGTCCTCCAGGAGGAGCGCTACCTCTCCACCCGGCTCGGCGAGCCCTATGGGCGCTACCTCCAGCGCGTGCCCCGCTACCTCTGA
- a CDS encoding FAD-binding oxidoreductase produces MTSTSQQFFSSLRERLGPEAVDTAPETLARYGANLLPGGDRLPSGVVYPGSTEEVQTVVRAANTHGVKLWPLSTGENRGLGYKSPVRPGQVVVDLGRRMNRIVEINESLAYAVVEPGVTYAQMYEELGRRGHKLMMDTTSGPPEGGILGNTLEKGAGYSPYFDHFGMSCGYEVVLPTGEVVRTSDGALPGSQTQYLSKYGYGPFLDGLFIQSNLGIVTRMGVWLMPRPPVVRSFFFSFPDDEDLGDIFELVRPIKLNNVVPTLLKVTGDLYAVGTEETYPFGRTGGRTPLSAELRKELREKHGLGAWIVSGAFYGATEEAVQPLIERVKAHFLKSGKARYISHAEAEKSRILKIHIDTFSGQPTRDELGLLRWRPGGGAAWFLPATPMVGRVANEHQALSRRILAEHGFDLILEYACGPRMSRALHLLIFNRQESEERQRAGRCMRALIQAYADAGYPVARAPIDVQDEVMARLQGVPEVLSRIKKALDPQGILAPGKYGIE; encoded by the coding sequence ATGACCTCTACCTCTCAGCAGTTCTTCTCCTCGCTGCGTGAGCGCCTCGGCCCCGAGGCGGTGGACACGGCGCCCGAGACCCTGGCGCGCTACGGCGCCAACCTGCTCCCAGGGGGGGATCGGCTCCCCTCGGGCGTCGTCTACCCGGGCTCGACGGAGGAGGTGCAGACCGTGGTGCGGGCGGCCAATACCCACGGTGTGAAGCTCTGGCCCCTGAGCACGGGCGAGAACCGGGGCCTGGGGTACAAGTCGCCGGTGCGCCCGGGGCAGGTGGTGGTGGATCTGGGGCGGCGGATGAACCGCATCGTCGAGATCAACGAGTCGCTCGCCTACGCCGTGGTGGAGCCCGGTGTCACCTACGCCCAGATGTACGAGGAGCTGGGCCGGCGTGGCCACAAGCTGATGATGGACACCACCTCGGGGCCTCCGGAGGGAGGCATCCTGGGCAACACGCTCGAGAAGGGCGCGGGCTACAGCCCCTACTTCGATCACTTCGGCATGAGCTGTGGTTACGAGGTGGTGCTGCCCACGGGGGAGGTGGTGCGGACCTCCGACGGCGCCCTGCCGGGCTCCCAGACGCAGTACCTGTCCAAGTATGGCTACGGTCCGTTCCTCGACGGGCTCTTCATCCAGTCGAACCTGGGCATCGTCACGCGCATGGGCGTCTGGTTGATGCCCCGGCCGCCGGTGGTCCGCTCCTTCTTCTTCTCGTTCCCGGATGATGAAGACTTAGGGGACATCTTCGAGCTGGTCCGGCCGATCAAGCTCAACAACGTGGTGCCCACGCTCCTCAAGGTGACAGGGGACCTCTACGCGGTCGGCACGGAGGAGACCTATCCCTTTGGCCGGACGGGAGGCCGGACGCCGCTGTCCGCCGAGCTGCGCAAGGAGTTGCGGGAGAAGCACGGGCTTGGCGCGTGGATTGTCTCCGGCGCCTTCTACGGCGCGACGGAGGAGGCGGTGCAGCCGCTGATCGAGCGGGTGAAGGCCCACTTCCTCAAGTCCGGCAAGGCCCGTTACATCTCCCATGCCGAGGCGGAGAAGAGTCGGATCCTGAAGATCCACATCGACACGTTCAGCGGACAGCCCACGCGGGACGAGCTCGGCTTGCTCCGCTGGCGGCCGGGAGGCGGAGCCGCCTGGTTCCTGCCGGCCACTCCCATGGTGGGGCGGGTCGCCAACGAGCACCAGGCGCTGTCGCGGCGCATCCTGGCCGAGCACGGCTTCGACCTGATCCTCGAATACGCCTGTGGCCCGCGCATGAGCCGGGCGCTGCACCTCCTCATCTTCAACCGTCAGGAGTCCGAGGAGCGACAGCGCGCGGGACGTTGTATGCGGGCGCTCATCCAGGCCTATGCCGATGCGGGCTACCCCGTCGCGCGCGCTCCGATCGACGTTCAGGATGAGGTGATGGCGCGCCTGCAGGGGGTGCCCGAGGTGCTCTCGCGGATCAAGAAGGCCCTGGACCCGCAAGGCATCCTCGCCCCGGGCAAGTACGGCATCGAGTGA
- a CDS encoding ArnT family glycosyltransferase, whose protein sequence is MRRLLHSARAFHTRHPVALGVLGTFLLSLLLRLLYLQASLDRDWPFSIFFYGDTRFFHGYALDLARGKPVEATLPYHPPLFPAFLGLLYQLLGEPRGSAFPYKLSLALLNSATVAFTWVWWRRVLGTGWSLLAAALFSASFGWLVLSTTYSNEVLYVLFLSATCWLVLQSRQGLAWWAAALLGAVMGLGSLTRAEHLYLWPFLLAYVAFHRDRQVPWKPQLARWAVAVAVCFAVLAPWSVRNARVLRELNARTPALKPLPELTLVTAYGPINFAMANHPRATGGFTPDLVNELGKGGNLDVANPAQRHLLLHGYAEGLRWMAEHPGDAAGLMIDKLERWQDGLGLGFGVSDWPSGLRGARPPVDLFVPESTWLKWPLTLLLLLGAGLSLRAPYRAFSLFTLVILHRALITLAFFGYARGLFVLYPALLPLLLLPAMALASRRPALERRLPVLAAAALLLFWLEAGVHAAGEPRNFHASGSTDQVRGKLIQDDWVQIWPKS, encoded by the coding sequence ATGCGCCGGCTCCTCCACAGCGCGCGAGCGTTCCACACGCGGCACCCCGTGGCGCTGGGCGTCCTCGGCACGTTCCTGCTCAGCCTGCTGCTGCGCCTGCTGTACCTCCAGGCCTCGCTGGACCGGGACTGGCCCTTCTCCATCTTCTTCTATGGAGACACTCGCTTCTTCCACGGCTACGCCCTGGACCTGGCCCGGGGCAAGCCCGTGGAGGCGACCCTGCCCTACCACCCGCCGCTGTTCCCCGCCTTCCTCGGGCTGCTGTACCAACTGCTGGGAGAGCCACGCGGCAGCGCGTTCCCCTACAAGCTCAGCCTCGCACTGCTGAACTCCGCCACGGTGGCCTTCACCTGGGTCTGGTGGCGCCGGGTGCTCGGCACGGGCTGGAGCCTGCTCGCCGCCGCGCTCTTCTCCGCCAGCTTCGGGTGGCTGGTGCTCTCGACGACGTACAGCAACGAGGTGCTGTACGTGCTCTTCCTGTCCGCCACGTGCTGGCTGGTGCTCCAGTCCCGACAGGGGCTGGCGTGGTGGGCCGCCGCGCTGCTCGGCGCGGTGATGGGGTTGGGCTCCCTCACCCGGGCCGAGCACCTGTACCTCTGGCCCTTCCTGCTCGCCTATGTCGCCTTCCACCGCGATCGCCAGGTGCCGTGGAAACCCCAGCTGGCCCGCTGGGCGGTCGCGGTGGCCGTATGCTTCGCGGTGCTGGCGCCGTGGAGCGTCCGCAACGCGCGCGTCCTCCGGGAACTCAACGCGCGCACCCCCGCGCTCAAGCCGCTCCCGGAGCTGACGCTCGTCACCGCCTACGGCCCCATCAACTTCGCCATGGCCAACCACCCCCGGGCCACGGGCGGCTTCACGCCGGACCTCGTCAACGAGCTGGGCAAGGGGGGCAACCTCGACGTGGCCAACCCCGCCCAGCGCCACCTGCTGCTGCACGGCTACGCCGAGGGCCTGCGCTGGATGGCCGAGCACCCCGGCGACGCGGCGGGACTGATGATCGACAAGCTGGAGCGCTGGCAGGACGGCCTCGGCCTGGGCTTCGGCGTGTCGGACTGGCCCTCGGGGCTGCGCGGCGCCCGGCCTCCCGTGGACCTCTTCGTCCCCGAGTCCACCTGGCTCAAGTGGCCGCTCACGCTGCTGCTGCTGCTCGGGGCGGGCCTCTCCCTGCGCGCGCCCTACCGCGCCTTCAGCCTGTTCACCCTCGTGATACTGCACCGCGCGCTCATCACCCTGGCCTTCTTCGGCTACGCGCGCGGGCTGTTCGTTCTCTACCCCGCACTCCTGCCGCTGCTGCTGCTGCCCGCGATGGCGCTCGCCTCGCGCCGCCCTGCCCTGGAGCGCCGGCTGCCCGTCCTCGCCGCCGCGGCCCTCCTCCTCTTCTGGCTCGAGGCCGGAGTACACGCGGCCGGCGAGCCCCGGAACTTCCACGCCAGCGGCAGCACCGACCAGGTCCGCGGCAAGCTCATCCAGGACGACTGGGTACAGATCTGGCCGAAAAGTTGA
- a CDS encoding endopeptidase, producing the protein MRRVAKLTACLALCLSSASWAIVPPESGPSSLSSRAFFKPELYIPVTNVPLTEARPQLSARGTSAWDDFFMRNGKDFNVYLDPRTGSATSIQGVIPLIPGNGVNNKVTLSSMGQSLGRAVTQVNAAVVGDLITKFIMDNSAALGVDPSQLGEERVTQVSEHLWMVHIPQQVNGVSVRHARVAAVISHGNLVLLGTEAWAKPNVDTKPAIAPEQAVAFGGDHLGLYETPTALWQQPTLEIAPLAQAGSQNGQSFIGTFGVGYSHQLVYTYGFQRPGEHERWKVTVDAHTGEVLALEDANHYLDANITGGVYPSTNTEICPNNETCGTMQPNSPMPWANTGFASPNNFADGAGVYNYASGTATTTLAGKYVRISDSCGAVSFSSATGSINMGGVNGNHDCTTGGGGAGNTAAARSAFYELNKLAEQARGWLPTNSWLTGQLTSNVNINSTCNAFWNGSSVNFYRSGGGCRNTGEIGAVFDHEWGHGMDDFDANGTLSNSSEGYADIAAIYRLQTSCVGHGFFQSPDKGCGMTADGTGVNVNEAQTGTAHCATNCSGVRDADWAKHSDNTPDTPQNHVCPRCTASTGPCGRQVHCAAAPSRQAAWDLVSRDLRGAPFNYDSNTAFIVANKVFYQGSGNIGTWHACDCTAGTSNGCGATNGYMSWLAADDDNGNLSDGTPHMSAIYAAFNRHNIACATPAPVNSGCAAGPSTAPSATATPGDGQVALNWTASAGASSYWVMKTEGFAGCNFGKAKVATVTGTSYTDGEVANGRQYCYSVVAAGSSAACYSPGSTCVCTTPSCASPTTPAQVSPASGATGVDFAAALDWNDVTGTTYDVQVSTDPTFGNVVASASGLSTSAWTTSPALNANTTYYWRVRSANSCGGSSAWSSGRTFTTRGCTVLAAPTLSSPANGATGVGASADLDFSDVAGATGYEVQVATDAAFANVARSNTALAASAWTVSPALNANTTYYWRARAKDSCGASAYSAGSSFTTANVCSPQLAAYSATLKVPSCTAACGCDTGATAIKGRGTMTSGNETNRPNTLGGTCADGNSGTYQTDESVEQITLKTVDQGTLAPGKAVTLDVKVHCYSSSDKLDLYYTTNPTAASPTWTALATGLACPSARGFYTFTRTFNLNASATGQQAVRANFRYSTTAGTCTTGGYDDRDDLAFTVSTAIAQKASTTTPPTQGRKTAAR; encoded by the coding sequence ATGCGCCGAGTAGCAAAACTGACCGCCTGTCTCGCGTTGTGTCTGTCGAGCGCGAGCTGGGCCATCGTCCCCCCCGAGTCTGGTCCCAGCTCGCTGTCGAGCCGGGCCTTCTTCAAGCCGGAGCTGTACATCCCCGTCACCAACGTGCCGCTCACGGAGGCTCGGCCGCAGCTGTCGGCGCGAGGCACCAGCGCGTGGGATGACTTCTTCATGCGCAACGGCAAGGACTTCAATGTCTACCTGGATCCGCGCACCGGCTCGGCCACCTCCATCCAGGGCGTGATTCCGCTCATCCCCGGCAATGGCGTGAACAACAAGGTCACGCTCAGCAGCATGGGCCAGTCGCTCGGGCGCGCGGTGACCCAGGTGAACGCGGCGGTCGTCGGCGACCTGATCACCAAGTTCATCATGGACAACTCGGCGGCCCTCGGCGTGGACCCGTCGCAGCTGGGCGAGGAGCGCGTGACGCAGGTGTCCGAGCACCTGTGGATGGTCCACATCCCGCAGCAGGTCAACGGCGTGAGCGTGCGTCACGCCCGCGTGGCGGCCGTCATCAGCCACGGCAACCTCGTCCTCCTGGGCACCGAGGCGTGGGCCAAGCCGAACGTGGACACCAAGCCGGCCATCGCCCCCGAGCAGGCGGTCGCCTTCGGCGGGGACCACCTGGGCCTGTACGAGACGCCGACCGCCCTGTGGCAGCAGCCCACCCTGGAGATCGCCCCCCTGGCGCAGGCGGGCTCCCAGAACGGGCAGAGCTTCATCGGCACCTTCGGCGTGGGCTACAGCCACCAGCTGGTCTACACCTACGGCTTCCAGCGCCCCGGAGAGCATGAGCGCTGGAAGGTGACGGTGGACGCGCACACCGGCGAGGTGCTCGCGCTCGAGGACGCCAACCACTACCTGGACGCCAACATCACCGGCGGCGTGTACCCCTCCACCAACACGGAGATCTGCCCCAACAACGAGACGTGCGGCACCATGCAGCCGAACTCGCCGATGCCGTGGGCCAACACCGGCTTCGCCTCGCCCAACAACTTCGCTGATGGCGCCGGCGTCTACAACTACGCCTCCGGCACCGCCACCACCACCCTGGCCGGCAAGTACGTGCGCATCAGCGACAGCTGCGGCGCGGTGAGCTTCAGCTCCGCCACCGGCAGCATCAACATGGGCGGCGTCAATGGCAACCATGACTGCACCACCGGCGGCGGCGGCGCGGGCAACACCGCGGCGGCGCGCTCGGCGTTCTACGAGCTCAACAAGCTGGCCGAGCAGGCCCGCGGCTGGCTGCCCACCAACTCCTGGCTCACCGGGCAGCTCACCTCCAACGTCAACATCAACAGCACCTGCAACGCCTTCTGGAACGGCTCGAGCGTCAACTTCTACCGCAGCGGCGGCGGCTGCCGGAACACCGGCGAGATCGGCGCCGTGTTCGACCACGAGTGGGGCCACGGCATGGATGACTTCGATGCCAACGGCACGCTGTCCAACTCCAGCGAGGGCTACGCGGACATCGCGGCCATCTACCGCCTGCAGACCTCGTGCGTGGGCCACGGCTTCTTCCAGAGCCCGGACAAGGGCTGCGGCATGACGGCGGACGGCACGGGCGTCAACGTGAACGAGGCGCAGACGGGCACGGCGCACTGCGCCACCAACTGCTCGGGCGTGCGTGACGCCGACTGGGCCAAGCACTCGGACAACACGCCGGACACCCCGCAGAACCACGTGTGCCCGCGCTGCACCGCCAGCACCGGCCCCTGCGGCCGTCAGGTGCACTGCGCCGCCGCCCCCTCGCGTCAGGCCGCCTGGGACCTGGTCTCCCGCGATCTGCGTGGCGCGCCGTTCAACTACGACTCGAACACCGCCTTCATCGTCGCCAACAAGGTCTTCTACCAGGGCAGCGGCAACATCGGCACGTGGCACGCCTGCGACTGCACCGCCGGCACCTCCAACGGCTGCGGCGCCACCAACGGCTACATGTCCTGGCTCGCGGCGGATGACGACAACGGCAACCTGAGCGACGGCACCCCGCACATGTCGGCCATCTACGCGGCCTTCAACCGCCACAACATCGCCTGCGCCACGCCGGCCCCCGTCAACAGCGGCTGCGCCGCTGGCCCCTCCACCGCGCCTTCCGCCACCGCCACCCCGGGCGATGGCCAGGTGGCCCTGAACTGGACCGCCTCCGCGGGCGCCTCCTCGTACTGGGTGATGAAGACGGAGGGCTTCGCCGGCTGCAACTTCGGCAAGGCGAAGGTCGCCACCGTGACGGGCACCAGCTACACGGACGGCGAGGTGGCCAATGGCCGCCAGTACTGCTACTCGGTCGTCGCCGCCGGCTCCAGCGCCGCCTGCTACAGCCCGGGCAGCACCTGCGTCTGCACGACGCCCAGCTGCGCCTCGCCCACCACCCCGGCCCAGGTCAGCCCGGCTTCCGGCGCCACCGGCGTGGACTTCGCCGCGGCGCTCGACTGGAACGACGTGACGGGCACCACCTATGACGTGCAGGTGTCCACCGACCCGACCTTCGGCAACGTGGTGGCCTCGGCCTCGGGCCTGTCCACCAGCGCCTGGACCACCTCCCCGGCGCTGAACGCCAACACCACCTATTACTGGCGCGTGCGCTCCGCCAACAGCTGCGGCGGCTCCAGCGCCTGGTCCAGCGGCCGGACCTTCACCACGCGCGGCTGCACCGTGCTGGCGGCTCCCACCCTGTCCAGCCCGGCCAACGGCGCCACCGGCGTGGGCGCTTCCGCCGACCTGGACTTCAGCGACGTGGCGGGTGCCACCGGCTACGAGGTGCAGGTGGCCACCGACGCCGCCTTCGCCAACGTGGCCCGCTCGAACACCGCGCTGGCGGCCAGCGCCTGGACGGTGTCCCCGGCCCTGAACGCCAACACCACCTACTACTGGCGGGCCCGCGCGAAGGACTCGTGCGGCGCGAGCGCCTACAGCGCCGGCTCCAGCTTCACCACGGCGAACGTCTGCTCGCCGCAGCTGGCCGCCTACAGCGCCACGCTCAAGGTCCCGAGCTGCACCGCCGCCTGCGGCTGTGACACCGGCGCCACCGCCATCAAGGGCCGTGGCACGATGACCAGCGGCAACGAGACCAACCGTCCCAACACCCTGGGCGGCACCTGCGCCGACGGCAACTCCGGCACCTACCAGACCGACGAGAGCGTCGAGCAGATCACCCTGAAGACCGTGGACCAGGGCACCCTGGCCCCGGGCAAGGCGGTGACGCTGGACGTGAAGGTCCACTGCTACAGCTCCTCGGACAAGCTGGACCTGTACTACACGACCAACCCCACCGCGGCCTCGCCGACGTGGACCGCGCTGGCCACGGGGCTGGCCTGCCCGTCCGCGCGCGGCTTCTACACCTTCACCCGGACGTTCAACCTGAACGCCTCGGCCACGGGCCAGCAGGCGGTGCGCGCGAACTTCCGCTACAGCACCACGGCGGGGACGTGTACGACCGGCGGCTACGACGATCGCGACGACCTGGCCTTCACCGTGTCGACCGCGATTGCCCAGAAGGCGTCCACCACGACGCCTCCGACGCAGGGTCGCAAGACGGCGGCGCGCTAA
- a CDS encoding ATP-binding protein, whose product MSAVSEPRGTSAPLEEDSLLRELMEVERDNPEGCLLLGVVLDAAGSLTDFECHYGNPAAQELLGATEAKLTGRQLRKVLPERDLGGWFALLCSVEASGQPVSADLPDSRAGIELGNWFHCTAMKMRRFILARFRNVTPARRTASALEETRNRMVEILEGTPDAFCSVDENWNFSYINANTQEISGKEREPMLGNSLWKAWPEMLGTVYEQNFQRVMRERVMVRFEHPLPPDHYYEVQAYPSGRGISIFFREIREQKHLENERDALLAREHSARLEAEALAQQRARELLAAQEKLVQSEKLAVAGQLAAGVGHEINNPLSFVIGNIHFALEQLATLPPELLSSQGYHESLDALREASVGAERIRGIVMDLKRFARADESHMGPVDVWEALEFSLSMALPHIRHRAQVERRFSPVPKVLANEAKLGQVFLNLLVNAADAIPEGDVARHRITLSTRMENERVVVEVSDTGRGMTPEVLERAFEPFFTTKTVGAGTGLGLSICLGLVQGMKGELSATSRLGIGSTFRVVLPPAKELARNSTPMTVVAAHERKRVLVVDDEPGIAAVFRRIIGRLHEVVVVQSGREALALLEQDDAFDRIFCDLMMPDLTGMDVYEALAQWHPDCLERFVFMTGGGFTERARTFLQTVPTPRIDKPFEPALIRQLIAQSPSRTGT is encoded by the coding sequence ATGAGCGCTGTGTCCGAGCCGCGGGGAACCTCGGCTCCTCTGGAGGAAGACTCGCTGCTGCGCGAGCTCATGGAAGTGGAGCGCGACAACCCGGAGGGCTGCCTGCTCCTGGGCGTCGTGCTGGACGCGGCGGGCTCCCTCACGGACTTCGAGTGCCATTACGGCAACCCCGCGGCCCAGGAGTTGCTGGGAGCGACCGAGGCGAAGCTGACGGGGCGGCAGCTGCGCAAGGTGCTGCCGGAGCGGGACCTGGGCGGCTGGTTCGCCCTGCTCTGCTCGGTGGAGGCCTCGGGACAGCCCGTGTCGGCGGACCTGCCCGACAGCCGCGCGGGCATCGAGCTCGGCAATTGGTTCCACTGCACCGCGATGAAGATGCGGCGCTTCATCCTCGCGCGCTTCCGCAACGTCACCCCGGCCCGGCGCACGGCCTCGGCGCTGGAGGAGACGCGCAACCGCATGGTGGAGATCCTCGAGGGGACTCCCGATGCCTTCTGCAGCGTCGATGAGAACTGGAACTTCAGCTACATCAACGCGAACACCCAGGAGATCTCCGGCAAGGAGCGCGAGCCCATGCTGGGCAACAGCCTCTGGAAGGCCTGGCCGGAGATGCTCGGGACGGTGTACGAGCAGAACTTCCAGCGGGTGATGCGAGAGCGCGTCATGGTGCGCTTCGAGCACCCGCTCCCGCCGGACCACTACTACGAGGTACAGGCCTATCCCTCGGGGCGAGGCATCTCCATCTTCTTCCGGGAGATCCGCGAGCAGAAGCACCTGGAGAACGAACGGGACGCGCTGCTGGCGCGTGAGCACTCGGCACGACTGGAGGCGGAGGCGCTCGCCCAGCAGCGCGCGCGGGAGCTGCTGGCGGCGCAGGAGAAGCTCGTGCAGTCGGAGAAGCTCGCCGTGGCGGGCCAGCTCGCCGCGGGCGTGGGGCATGAAATCAACAACCCGCTGTCCTTCGTGATCGGCAACATCCACTTCGCCCTGGAGCAGCTGGCGACCCTCCCGCCCGAGCTGCTGTCGAGCCAGGGCTACCATGAGTCCCTGGACGCGCTGCGCGAGGCGAGCGTGGGCGCCGAGCGCATCCGAGGAATCGTCATGGACCTGAAGCGCTTCGCCCGGGCGGACGAGTCGCACATGGGTCCGGTGGACGTGTGGGAGGCGCTGGAGTTCAGCCTCTCCATGGCCCTGCCCCACATCCGCCACCGGGCGCAGGTGGAGCGGCGCTTCAGCCCGGTGCCCAAGGTGCTGGCGAACGAGGCGAAGCTGGGGCAGGTGTTCCTCAACCTGCTGGTCAACGCGGCCGATGCCATCCCCGAGGGAGACGTGGCCCGCCACCGCATCACCCTCAGCACGCGGATGGAGAATGAGCGGGTGGTGGTGGAGGTGAGCGACACGGGCCGGGGGATGACGCCGGAGGTGCTGGAGCGCGCCTTCGAGCCCTTCTTCACCACCAAGACGGTGGGGGCGGGGACGGGGCTGGGGCTCTCCATCTGCCTGGGGCTGGTGCAGGGAATGAAGGGAGAGCTGAGCGCGACCAGCCGGCTGGGCATCGGGAGCACCTTCCGGGTCGTCCTACCGCCGGCCAAGGAGCTGGCGCGGAACTCCACGCCGATGACGGTGGTCGCGGCGCACGAGCGCAAGCGGGTGCTGGTCGTGGACGACGAGCCCGGCATCGCCGCGGTGTTCCGGCGCATCATCGGCCGGCTCCACGAGGTGGTGGTGGTCCAGAGCGGCCGCGAGGCGCTCGCCCTGCTGGAGCAGGACGATGCCTTCGACCGCATCTTCTGTGACTTGATGATGCCGGACCTGACGGGCATGGACGTGTACGAGGCGCTGGCGCAGTGGCACCCGGACTGCCTGGAGCGCTTCGTCTTCATGACCGGGGGCGGCTTCACCGAGCGCGCCCGAACGTTCCTTCAGACGGTGCCCACGCCCCGGATCGACAAGCCCTTCGAGCCGGCGCTCATCCGCCAGCTCATCGCCCAGTCCCCGTCACGGACCGGAACCTGA
- a CDS encoding VOC family protein — MELHRGRLFDHVHLRVRDLEASKKFYRAVLESLGVPFGGEFPGAFWADEFYVSADAPPTEKMHLAFQAPDKDTVHRFHAAAVAAGGRDNGGPGERHYHPGYYAAFVLDPDGNNIEAVFHGPAKRSAASVVVSF, encoded by the coding sequence ATGGAGCTGCACCGAGGCCGGCTGTTCGATCACGTCCACCTGCGCGTTCGGGATCTCGAGGCGAGCAAGAAGTTCTACCGCGCGGTGCTCGAGTCGCTGGGCGTCCCGTTCGGAGGCGAGTTCCCCGGCGCCTTCTGGGCCGATGAGTTCTACGTCAGCGCGGACGCGCCCCCGACGGAGAAGATGCACCTAGCCTTCCAGGCACCCGACAAGGACACCGTCCATCGCTTCCACGCGGCGGCGGTCGCCGCGGGCGGCCGCGACAATGGTGGGCCCGGCGAGCGCCACTACCACCCGGGCTACTACGCCGCCTTCGTGCTCGACCCCGATGGGAACAACATCGAGGCCGTGTTCCACGGCCCGGCGAAGCGCTCGGCCGCCTCGGTCGTCGTCAGCTTCTGA